A stretch of the Gimesia sp. genome encodes the following:
- a CDS encoding GNAT family N-acetyltransferase: MSRQYQVSSLTPADHERVLIVWEAAVRATHHFLSEDEIEALKPLVRQACLEGMPLFGVRDSEGEVIAFSGVDAPKLEALFVHPDWCGKGLGRLLVEHAIQEQDVCLVDVNEQNPAAVDFYLHLGFEVAHRSDVDGFGKPYPLLHLKLPDQTI; this comes from the coding sequence ATGTCTCGACAATATCAAGTCTCCTCGTTAACGCCCGCTGATCATGAGCGGGTCCTGATTGTCTGGGAAGCCGCAGTTCGCGCGACACATCATTTTCTCTCTGAAGACGAAATCGAGGCTCTCAAACCGTTGGTCAGGCAGGCCTGCCTTGAAGGAATGCCTCTGTTTGGTGTGCGCGATTCTGAGGGAGAAGTGATTGCTTTTTCGGGAGTTGATGCTCCCAAACTGGAAGCGCTGTTTGTCCATCCGGACTGGTGTGGCAAAGGGCTGGGACGTTTACTGGTAGAGCATGCCATCCAGGAACAGGATGTCTGTCTGGTCGATGTGAACGAGCAGAATCCCGCAGCAGTTGACTTCTATCTGCATCTCGGTTTTGAGGTCGCACATCGCTCAGATGTGGATGGCTTTGGAAAGCCGTATCCTCTGCTGCACCTGAAACTGCCGGATCAGACAATCTGA
- a CDS encoding biopolymer transporter ExbD, with amino-acid sequence MRIPTRPRQAGIRFNITPLIDIVFLLIVFFLAATHLTQNEKLEAVELPEASQNETEPEEAPRRIIITITPDEKLHLRGNDISPEELDAQLISLDEDKRKETEIRIRGDRHIPYRIVERVLISCARAGISNVQFAVLND; translated from the coding sequence GTGAGAATTCCCACGCGTCCCCGTCAGGCCGGCATTCGGTTCAATATCACTCCGCTGATTGACATCGTCTTTCTGCTGATTGTCTTCTTTCTGGCTGCGACGCACTTAACTCAGAATGAAAAGCTGGAAGCGGTTGAACTCCCGGAAGCGTCTCAGAACGAAACCGAACCGGAAGAAGCCCCTCGACGTATCATCATTACCATCACCCCGGATGAAAAACTACATCTGCGGGGGAATGATATTTCACCGGAAGAACTGGACGCGCAGCTAATTTCACTCGATGAAGACAAACGGAAAGAGACAGAAATCCGAATTCGCGGCGATCGACATATACCTTATCGGATTGTCGAGCGGGTCTTGATCAGTTGTGCCCGCGCCGGGATCTCCAATGTGCAGTTTGCCGTACTGAATGACTGA
- a CDS encoding biopolymer transporter ExbD, which translates to MKIPSHHHSRSDIQDQATMTPMIDVVFLLLIFFISASANQIREFLLPTELATGSIESTETVPQEKPLGEVWLKLKYRDDQTIVELNDREYAQFDQLKQTLTELAELAPEIPVILDINEDVPLGEMIRTYDTCLAAGFQSINFATDASKVAPPKKPITAPN; encoded by the coding sequence ATGAAAATACCCTCACATCACCACAGTCGCTCTGATATCCAGGATCAGGCTACAATGACGCCGATGATCGACGTGGTGTTTCTGCTGCTGATTTTTTTCATCAGTGCCTCGGCTAACCAGATCCGGGAATTTCTGCTGCCCACCGAACTGGCCACGGGCAGTATTGAGTCGACGGAAACGGTACCGCAGGAAAAACCTCTGGGGGAAGTCTGGTTAAAACTCAAATACCGTGATGACCAGACCATTGTAGAATTAAATGATCGCGAGTATGCTCAGTTCGACCAGTTGAAACAGACTTTGACCGAACTGGCAGAACTGGCTCCTGAAATTCCGGTGATCCTCGATATCAACGAAGATGTCCCGCTGGGTGAAATGATTCGCACTTACGACACCTGCCTGGCAGCTGGTTTTCAGTCAATCAATTTTGCCACGGACGCCAGCAAAGTCGCTCCCCCGAAGAAACCGATTACCGCTCCCAACTGA
- a CDS encoding MFS transporter: protein MNSQSSCAEVELKGDLEEITLPTYKFFPGWSILGIAALAQFLSAPGQSFSVAVFKDPMRMSLGLSETQYSLAYGFATIISACLLPFIGRMLDHWGARIILPIVATGLAISCFFMSQIHTLGSLYLGFSLVRSLGQGALTLISVWMVGEWFEKKRGRATALAGFGSAFSVMTVPFINSWLISEYGWKTGWIFHAVTVAVCLILPGIFIVRSRPEDLGLHPDGIDPAQEPEPKPEEKSKRPLITATIESWTVRQVLRDPTFWKLLSVITTHALVGTGLVFHQIALLGSHGVPENWAIRMMAFQAVCATLLMFPAGWLTDRFPSRYILCFSMLCMALANLIVLTMPAIWMVVVYTFLLGITGSIFRSTATVVWINYYGRMNQGAVRGVAWSMMILASALGPLPVAMSIDYFGSYNPVLYLFMALPLMAALAVWSAHPPTLFKDEEPAAEPEAAS, encoded by the coding sequence ATGAATTCGCAGTCCTCTTGTGCAGAAGTGGAACTGAAGGGTGATCTCGAAGAGATCACCCTTCCCACCTATAAATTTTTCCCCGGCTGGTCCATTCTGGGAATCGCGGCGCTGGCCCAGTTTCTATCCGCACCTGGTCAGTCTTTCTCAGTCGCCGTTTTCAAAGATCCCATGCGGATGAGCCTCGGGCTTTCAGAAACCCAGTACTCACTCGCCTATGGATTCGCCACCATTATCAGCGCCTGTCTGCTCCCCTTCATCGGTCGCATGCTGGATCACTGGGGTGCCCGCATCATCCTGCCGATCGTGGCAACCGGTCTGGCGATCTCCTGTTTCTTCATGTCACAAATCCATACCTTGGGCAGCCTGTATCTGGGATTCAGCCTTGTCCGCAGCCTGGGACAGGGCGCACTGACGCTGATCTCGGTCTGGATGGTGGGCGAATGGTTCGAAAAGAAACGGGGACGCGCTACAGCTCTGGCCGGTTTCGGCAGCGCCTTTTCTGTGATGACAGTCCCCTTTATTAATAGCTGGCTGATCAGTGAGTATGGCTGGAAAACAGGCTGGATCTTCCACGCGGTGACCGTGGCCGTCTGCCTGATCCTCCCGGGAATCTTTATTGTCAGGAGCCGGCCCGAGGATCTCGGCCTGCACCCGGATGGCATCGATCCGGCACAGGAACCGGAACCAAAACCAGAAGAGAAGTCGAAGCGTCCTCTGATCACAGCCACGATTGAATCCTGGACGGTCCGCCAGGTTCTCCGCGACCCGACCTTCTGGAAACTGCTTTCGGTGATCACCACTCATGCTCTGGTCGGTACCGGACTGGTCTTTCACCAGATCGCTTTGCTGGGCAGTCATGGAGTTCCCGAAAACTGGGCGATCCGCATGATGGCCTTTCAGGCCGTGTGTGCCACCCTGCTGATGTTTCCGGCTGGCTGGTTGACCGACCGCTTCCCCAGCCGCTACATCCTCTGCTTTTCCATGCTTTGCATGGCACTGGCGAATCTCATCGTGTTGACTATGCCTGCAATCTGGATGGTCGTTGTCTACACGTTCCTGCTGGGGATCACGGGGAGTATCTTTCGCAGCACAGCCACGGTCGTCTGGATCAACTATTATGGCCGCATGAATCAGGGCGCCGTACGTGGCGTGGCCTGGTCAATGATGATCCTTGCTTCCGCCCTGGGGCCCCTGCCGGTCGCCATGTCGATTGATTACTTCGGATCTTACAACCCGGTACTCTATCTGTTCATGGCGCTCCCACTGATGGCAGCCCTGGCCGTCTGGTCGGCTCATCCTCCGACACTCTTTAAGGACGAGGAGCCTGCTGCAGAACCGGAAGCCGCGAGTTAG
- a CDS encoding DUF6754 domain-containing protein, with product MINSQNTRLRKQAMIPLLILFSLITSAQGAEPPAPPTEFTAEDVPGDAGNAIDVSWKLSVDDEEETKPRKVLRYVISRKVVTGDKKTLEPGTELTVETGGKKYTFQYEKGMQEYELIGETTYSVTQFRDSNCTPDIPYLYRIIAIGQEGLESTPVELSRPIVAQLQWFNLQRQWFAVFVVLICGSVILFIELARRGKKLKVRKIAGLEAITDAVGRATEMGRSCLFVPGIQDINDIQTVAGITVLAQVAETTADYRATLEVPTSRSLVMTTARDTVEAAYLAAGRPDEYNEDDIYYITDEQFGYVASVTGKMVRDKPAACFYMGAFYAESLILAETGNSVGAIQVAGTAMPTQLPFFVAACDFTLIGEEFFAASAYLSRDPQQLGSLKGQDFGKLVGGIVLILGCVIATFAVFEPQTSGKEPFLKTTVNYIKENILGKGGF from the coding sequence ATGATAAATTCACAGAATACCAGACTCAGGAAACAGGCGATGATTCCGCTGCTGATACTGTTCTCGCTGATCACATCGGCACAGGGAGCCGAGCCCCCTGCCCCGCCCACCGAATTCACAGCAGAAGATGTCCCCGGCGATGCAGGCAATGCAATCGACGTCTCCTGGAAACTCTCAGTTGATGATGAAGAAGAAACCAAGCCGCGGAAGGTTTTGAGGTATGTCATCTCCCGTAAGGTTGTCACTGGCGATAAAAAGACACTCGAACCAGGGACAGAGCTGACTGTTGAAACAGGGGGAAAGAAATACACGTTCCAATACGAAAAAGGCATGCAGGAATATGAGCTGATCGGCGAGACGACTTACAGTGTCACGCAATTTCGAGATTCAAACTGTACCCCCGACATTCCCTACCTGTATCGTATCATCGCCATTGGACAGGAGGGGCTGGAATCGACGCCCGTGGAGCTCAGTCGACCTATCGTCGCACAGCTGCAATGGTTCAACCTGCAACGTCAATGGTTTGCGGTGTTCGTTGTCCTGATTTGCGGCTCCGTGATTCTGTTCATTGAGCTGGCCCGTCGGGGGAAGAAACTCAAGGTCCGCAAAATTGCCGGCCTGGAGGCGATTACCGATGCCGTCGGTCGGGCCACCGAGATGGGCCGTTCCTGCCTGTTTGTCCCCGGGATTCAGGATATTAACGACATTCAGACTGTTGCCGGCATCACCGTACTGGCCCAGGTCGCAGAAACCACCGCCGACTACCGCGCCACCCTGGAAGTGCCCACCTCACGCTCACTGGTGATGACGACCGCCCGGGACACGGTGGAAGCCGCTTACCTCGCCGCCGGTCGCCCCGATGAATATAACGAAGACGATATCTATTACATCACCGACGAACAGTTCGGCTATGTCGCCAGCGTGACCGGTAAAATGGTGCGTGACAAACCGGCTGCCTGTTTTTACATGGGTGCTTTCTACGCGGAATCGCTGATTCTGGCGGAAACCGGAAACTCGGTCGGCGCCATTCAGGTCGCCGGCACCGCGATGCCGACTCAGCTCCCCTTCTTCGTGGCAGCCTGTGACTTCACTTTGATCGGGGAAGAATTCTTCGCTGCATCAGCCTACCTGTCTCGCGACCCGCAACAGCTGGGCAGCCTCAAGGGACAGGACTTCGGCAAACTGGTGGGAGGCATTGTGCTCATTTTGGGTTGCGTCATCGCTACCTTCGCCGTTTTCGAGCCACAGACATCGGGAAAAGAGCCCTTCCTGAAAACCACGGTGAACTACATCAAAGAGAACATCCTCGGTAAGGGAGGTTTTTAA
- a CDS encoding ion transporter, translating to MNEPQSAPRPKPEHWRDRWYEIIFEADTPAGKLFDVVLLVAILLSVLVIMLESVPTLDEHYGQEFGYAEWFFTILFTIEYAARISCARHPLRYIVSFYGIVDLLSILPTYLMFFAPLEMQSLGVIRALRLLRAFRIFKLAHMLTEASELRRAIWASRSKITVFLATVVIAVVIEGTALYLIEGDQDSGFTSIPQSMYWAIVTMTTVGYGDIAPVTPLGKFLAAIIMILGYSLIIVPTGIVSAELAHPGGKKTPHWVTTQVCPECMKEGHDSDATFCKYCGAQL from the coding sequence ATGAATGAGCCTCAATCTGCTCCTCGACCCAAACCGGAACACTGGCGCGATCGCTGGTACGAGATCATTTTTGAAGCGGATACGCCTGCTGGGAAACTGTTTGATGTCGTGCTGCTGGTTGCCATTCTATTAAGTGTGCTGGTCATCATGCTCGAGAGTGTTCCTACTCTGGACGAACACTATGGTCAGGAATTCGGCTATGCCGAGTGGTTTTTTACCATTCTGTTTACGATTGAATATGCGGCCCGCATCAGCTGTGCCCGGCACCCGCTGCGGTACATCGTCAGCTTTTACGGTATTGTCGACCTGCTCTCGATTCTGCCAACCTACCTGATGTTCTTCGCTCCGCTGGAAATGCAGAGTCTGGGCGTGATCCGCGCACTGCGGTTGTTACGTGCGTTCCGAATTTTCAAGCTCGCCCACATGCTGACAGAAGCCTCGGAATTGCGGCGGGCGATCTGGGCCAGCCGTTCCAAAATCACAGTCTTCCTGGCAACTGTCGTAATTGCTGTTGTGATTGAAGGGACCGCCCTGTATCTGATCGAGGGGGATCAGGACAGCGGATTTACTTCGATTCCTCAGAGCATGTATTGGGCAATCGTGACCATGACGACTGTCGGATATGGTGATATCGCGCCAGTGACGCCTCTCGGAAAGTTTCTGGCAGCGATCATCATGATTCTGGGTTACAGCCTGATCATTGTTCCAACGGGGATCGTCTCAGCAGAACTGGCCCATCCCGGTGGAAAGAAAACCCCTCACTGGGTTACGACGCAGGTCTGTCCGGAATGCATGAAGGAAGGACACGATTCCGATGCTACCTTCTGTAAGTACTGCGGCGCGCAACTCTGA
- a CDS encoding glutamate mutase L, with product MNSATEKKLDPDQINVILATDCGSTTTKAILIEKVNGEYRQTYRGEAPTTVEEPAADVTVGVVNAVTEVGELAGRKLIDENGEIIRPAQGDVGCDIYISTSSAGGGLQMMVAGVVREMSAASAKRAALGAGAIVMDTICSNDKRLPHEQIQRIRELRPDMILLAGGTDGGTQKHVVQLAELIAPAKPQPRFGGTYKMPIIYAGNQEATELVEEAFDEDVKLTTVANVRPVLELENLAPARDAIHDLFLEHVMAHAPGYNKLISWADAPIMPTPGAVGNILQTIAERQGINALGVDIGGATTDVFSVFDGTFNRTVSANLGMSYSISNVCASATLAMILRWVHLNMDPRALQNHIKNKMIRPTTIPQTREALVFEQAVAREALRLAYIQHKEFATTLKGVQQQRTVGDTFSQETSGQSIVDNMKLNLLVGSGGVLSHAPNMQQTAAMMIDAFEPEGMTVLAKDSIFMMPHLGVLAQVHPAAALQVFERDCLIYLGTCIAPRGFYRAGKICFSYQITGETLNESGEMLCGDMLLFPLAEEEWATVTVEPRRGYDFGEGSGKRVEFKVRGGTVGLILDARGRPLMVPTDESRHLAELNSWVEELKLYPEVT from the coding sequence ATGAACTCCGCAACAGAAAAAAAACTTGATCCTGATCAAATCAATGTGATTCTCGCCACAGACTGCGGCAGTACCACAACCAAAGCCATTCTGATCGAAAAAGTAAATGGCGAATACCGCCAGACTTACCGAGGTGAAGCGCCTACTACCGTCGAAGAGCCGGCCGCGGATGTGACCGTAGGAGTCGTCAATGCGGTAACCGAAGTTGGGGAACTCGCGGGCCGCAAACTGATTGACGAAAACGGCGAAATCATTCGCCCTGCTCAGGGAGATGTCGGCTGTGACATTTATATATCGACTTCCAGTGCGGGAGGTGGACTGCAGATGATGGTTGCCGGCGTTGTGCGGGAAATGTCAGCCGCCAGTGCCAAACGAGCCGCATTGGGGGCGGGTGCCATTGTGATGGACACAATCTGTTCCAACGACAAACGGCTGCCTCACGAACAGATCCAGCGAATCCGGGAACTGCGTCCCGATATGATTCTGCTCGCAGGAGGGACCGATGGTGGTACTCAGAAACATGTGGTGCAACTGGCAGAACTGATCGCTCCCGCCAAGCCACAGCCCCGCTTCGGTGGCACTTATAAGATGCCCATCATCTACGCCGGCAACCAGGAAGCAACCGAACTGGTCGAAGAAGCTTTCGACGAAGACGTCAAGCTGACAACCGTCGCCAACGTGCGTCCGGTGCTGGAACTGGAAAATCTGGCTCCTGCCCGCGATGCGATTCACGACCTCTTCCTCGAACATGTGATGGCGCACGCCCCGGGTTACAACAAACTCATCTCCTGGGCCGATGCCCCCATCATGCCCACTCCCGGAGCTGTCGGAAATATCCTGCAAACCATCGCGGAACGACAGGGCATCAACGCACTGGGGGTCGACATCGGCGGTGCCACGACCGATGTCTTCAGTGTCTTTGACGGCACTTTCAACCGTACTGTGAGCGCCAATCTGGGTATGAGCTATTCCATCTCCAACGTCTGTGCTTCCGCGACGCTCGCTATGATTCTACGCTGGGTGCATCTGAATATGGATCCGCGTGCCTTACAGAATCACATCAAGAACAAAATGATTCGCCCTACAACCATTCCCCAGACCAGGGAAGCCCTCGTGTTCGAGCAGGCTGTAGCCCGGGAAGCACTCAGGCTGGCTTACATCCAGCATAAGGAATTCGCGACGACACTCAAAGGGGTGCAGCAGCAGCGGACCGTGGGAGATACCTTCAGCCAGGAGACCAGCGGTCAGTCTATCGTCGATAACATGAAACTGAATCTGCTCGTCGGTTCTGGTGGCGTACTCTCGCATGCCCCCAACATGCAACAGACGGCGGCCATGATGATTGATGCTTTTGAACCGGAAGGCATGACCGTACTGGCCAAGGACAGTATTTTCATGATGCCACACCTGGGTGTGCTGGCCCAGGTTCATCCGGCGGCGGCCCTGCAGGTCTTTGAACGGGACTGCCTGATTTACCTGGGAACGTGTATTGCTCCCCGCGGTTTTTATCGTGCCGGCAAAATCTGCTTCAGCTATCAGATCACCGGAGAAACACTCAATGAATCCGGCGAGATGCTCTGCGGCGACATGTTGCTGTTCCCGCTCGCAGAAGAGGAATGGGCCACCGTGACCGTCGAACCCCGGCGTGGTTATGATTTCGGAGAAGGTTCTGGCAAACGGGTTGAATTCAAGGTACGAGGCGGGACGGTCGGATTGATTCTGGACGCGCGAGGCAGGCCGCTTATGGTCCCCACGGATGAATCGCGGCATCTGGCTGAGCTCAACAGCTGGGTCGAGGAACTGAAACTTTACCCGGAAGTCACATAG
- a CDS encoding TatD family hydrolase, with protein MILFDTHAHLDEEAFHPDRKETVERALEAGVQTILTIGTTADSSQRAVDLAATFPQVYAVVGIQPNYVAQMKPGDWERILTLSTADKVVGIGETGLDRYWDYAPIELQQDYFSKHIQLSRERDLPFVVHCREAEVDVVDLLQRETEQAPFKGLMHSFCGTPETAAACLELGMYISFAGMLTFKKNDELRETARLIPLDRLLVETDAPYLAPVPQRGKRNEPAFVKHTCACLAELHDKTPEEMAEITTQNARTLFQLN; from the coding sequence ATGATTCTGTTTGATACCCACGCCCACCTCGACGAGGAAGCCTTTCACCCTGACCGCAAGGAAACTGTGGAACGTGCCCTGGAGGCAGGCGTCCAGACTATTCTCACCATCGGAACCACAGCCGACAGCAGTCAGCGGGCCGTCGATCTGGCTGCCACCTTTCCCCAGGTCTATGCGGTCGTAGGCATTCAACCCAATTATGTCGCCCAGATGAAACCGGGTGACTGGGAGCGGATCCTGACTCTCTCCACCGCAGACAAAGTGGTCGGCATCGGAGAAACCGGTCTGGATCGTTACTGGGACTACGCTCCCATCGAACTGCAACAGGACTACTTCAGCAAACATATTCAGCTCTCCCGCGAACGTGATCTTCCCTTCGTGGTGCACTGCCGGGAAGCAGAAGTCGATGTCGTCGATCTGCTGCAACGCGAAACAGAACAGGCCCCATTCAAAGGTCTGATGCACTCTTTCTGCGGGACTCCGGAAACGGCTGCTGCCTGCCTGGAACTGGGAATGTACATCTCCTTTGCCGGGATGCTGACCTTCAAGAAGAACGATGAACTGCGCGAAACCGCGCGGCTGATTCCCCTCGACCGCCTGCTCGTTGAAACCGATGCCCCCTATCTGGCACCGGTACCACAGCGGGGCAAACGGAACGAACCCGCGTTCGTGAAACACACCTGTGCCTGCCTGGCAGAGCTTCACGATAAGACACCCGAGGAGATGGCTGAGATCACCACGCAGAATGCCAGAACACTCTTCCAGTTGAACTAG